A window of the Coleofasciculaceae cyanobacterium genome harbors these coding sequences:
- a CDS encoding DMT family transporter: MLAIALILYTVVFHISLPPFAQIEQIPWYFWIGGILGTIYLTTTIILPLLLGAATMIRLIVAGQMLALIALDNFGLVGFPVHPLSFWRAIGAILLIVAVALIQRF, encoded by the coding sequence TTGCTGGCGATCGCTTTAATTCTCTATACTGTAGTCTTTCATATTTCATTGCCTCCATTCGCTCAGATAGAACAAATTCCTTGGTATTTTTGGATTGGTGGAATACTGGGAACGATCTATCTCACAACCACAATCATTTTACCTCTATTACTCGGTGCAGCCACAATGATTAGATTAATTGTCGCTGGTCAAATGTTAGCATTGATCGCTCTCGATAATTTTGGCTTGGTAGGGTTTCCAGTTCATCCTCTGAGTTTTTGGAGAGCTATAGGTGCAATTTTATTAATAGTTGCTGTGGCTCTAATTCAGCGATTTTAA
- a CDS encoding iron uptake porin: protein MSVPKTRQWCLNFDHKFNLISNSIHLLLPLTLLSTTAIQASASEEVFVPKALDNLDNPNGMSQINNVNQLTDVAPTDWAYEALRSLVDRYGCITGFPNQTYRGNQPLTRYEFAAGLNSCLSQIERLIASSDNVDRADLATIERLSQNFEAELATIGGRVDALESQVAVLEDSSFSATTKLTGNLFLNLTGATASDDVLVETNDLNAPALSLRRAGRDANNNPIVNTVEDDPEITLSYYTLLNFNSSFTGEDTLVTQLVAGNGDSPANTFASAGLYNTFGTPFTDQTGTASGTGSVEVRELFYDFPLGEKLRVVVGPRINWYRYFDNNAYTFYLTGAGGYNSSGGTLVNAIDRGSGAVITYDFNDLLTFKLGYLGENTEFLPSTFFNTSSDPNQGLFSATQTLTAEIDLAIAETANVRLMYTRATVDNNQPIFDVDGTLTGFGVGGATGEPIYGVADDGFGGTIGDAPSDTFAINFDWTILDWLGVFGRYNYGSTSIRPTTPGLENGEVNAQAFQVGVAFPDLVKEGALLTLSFLVPFDVTDGEEFLASGYGDGGTQYEFETTFNYPVNDNLSILPAFYLVTNPNNFEDNPNIYVGNVRMQFQF from the coding sequence ATGAGCGTTCCAAAAACCAGACAATGGTGTCTAAATTTTGATCATAAATTTAATTTAATTAGTAATTCAATTCACTTACTATTACCTTTAACTTTATTATCGACAACGGCAATTCAAGCTTCTGCTTCAGAAGAAGTTTTTGTACCCAAAGCATTAGACAACCTAGACAATCCTAATGGGATGTCGCAAATCAATAATGTTAATCAACTAACAGATGTTGCCCCTACAGACTGGGCGTATGAAGCATTGCGATCTTTGGTAGACCGCTATGGTTGCATTACAGGATTTCCAAATCAGACCTATCGCGGTAATCAACCTCTTACTCGTTACGAATTTGCTGCGGGTTTAAATTCCTGTCTCAGTCAAATTGAAAGATTAATTGCCTCTTCTGACAATGTCGATCGGGCAGACTTAGCAACTATCGAACGCCTCAGCCAAAATTTTGAGGCAGAATTAGCAACTATTGGCGGTAGAGTAGATGCCCTAGAAAGTCAGGTTGCTGTCCTAGAAGATAGTAGTTTCTCCGCAACTACTAAACTGACAGGAAATTTATTTCTTAATTTAACAGGGGCAACTGCTAGTGATGATGTTTTAGTAGAAACCAACGATTTAAATGCTCCTGCTTTAAGTCTTCGTCGTGCTGGTAGAGATGCCAATAATAATCCCATTGTTAATACCGTCGAGGACGATCCTGAAATCACCTTGAGCTACTATACTTTGCTGAACTTTAACTCTTCATTTACTGGCGAAGATACCCTCGTTACCCAACTAGTAGCGGGTAACGGCGACTCCCCAGCCAATACCTTTGCTTCCGCAGGACTATATAACACCTTCGGTACTCCTTTCACCGACCAAACAGGAACGGCATCAGGAACAGGTAGCGTTGAGGTTCGTGAACTTTTTTATGATTTTCCCCTGGGCGAAAAACTACGGGTAGTGGTTGGACCTCGAATTAACTGGTATCGCTATTTCGATAATAATGCTTATACTTTCTATTTAACTGGAGCGGGTGGCTATAACTCTAGCGGTGGTACGTTGGTCAATGCGATCGACCGAGGTTCGGGAGCAGTAATAACTTACGATTTCAATGACCTATTAACTTTTAAACTGGGTTATTTAGGCGAAAACACCGAATTTTTACCTTCTACGTTTTTTAATACCTCTTCCGATCCTAACCAGGGCTTGTTTAGTGCGACTCAGACTCTGACTGCTGAAATAGATTTGGCGATCGCCGAAACAGCCAACGTCCGTTTAATGTATACGCGAGCAACCGTCGATAACAATCAGCCAATTTTCGATGTCGATGGCACCCTGACTGGGTTTGGTGTTGGTGGTGCTACGGGTGAACCAATTTATGGGGTAGCTGATGACGGTTTTGGCGGAACAATAGGAGATGCCCCTTCTGATACTTTTGCCATCAATTTTGACTGGACAATTTTAGATTGGCTGGGTGTTTTTGGACGTTACAACTATGGTAGTACTAGTATTAGACCGACAACTCCTGGGCTAGAAAATGGCGAGGTAAATGCTCAAGCTTTTCAAGTTGGGGTAGCTTTTCCAGATCTGGTCAAGGAAGGTGCGTTATTGACTTTATCTTTTCTCGTTCCTTTTGATGTTACTGATGGAGAAGAGTTTCTTGCTTCTGGTTATGGAGATGGCGGTACTCAATATGAGTTTGAAACTACGTTTAATTATCCCGTTAATGATAATTTATCGATTCTGCCTGCTTTTTATCTAGTAACTAACCCGAATAACTTTGAAGATAATCCTAATATTTATGTGGGTAATGTGCGAATGCAGTTTCAGTTTTAA
- a CDS encoding 8-oxoguanine deaminase: MTTLLIKNIHTLVTMDEQRREIRHGALLIKDNAIEQVGTTEELPDTADEVLNLQDRHLVLPGLVNTHHHFFQNLTRVTPAGQNGDLFQWLTAHYPLWSNLTAEGMYYSSQLAAAELILSGCTTASDHHYLFPNDCTLDEQIRAVGEVGLRFHASRGSMSVGKSNGGLPPDSLVEKEANILKDSQRLIEQYHNNDPYSMLRIVLAPCSPFSVSQDLMRESAAMARSYAGVRLHTHLAETQGDVDYSLSKFNLIPGDYAESVGWLGNDVWHAHCVKLSDRSIAKFGQTGTGVAHCPCSNMRLASGIAPIRKMLNANVPVGLGVDGAASNDATNLLHEARQAFLLARVRDENASAMTARDALEIATRGGAKVLGRDDIGHLAPGMAADFIAINLDKPGFVGTQQDPVAALIYCQTDYVDYSFINGKKIVDRARLSTIETESLLEKSHQIAVNLVTK, encoded by the coding sequence ATGACAACTCTACTAATAAAAAACATCCATACTTTAGTAACAATGGACGAGCAACGGCGCGAGATTCGGCATGGTGCGCTGTTGATTAAAGATAATGCGATCGAGCAAGTAGGGACAACAGAGGAATTACCCGATACCGCTGATGAAGTCTTAAATTTACAAGACAGACATCTAGTTTTACCAGGGCTAGTTAATACCCATCATCATTTCTTCCAAAACCTAACTCGCGTAACTCCCGCCGGACAAAATGGCGATTTATTTCAATGGCTGACGGCGCATTATCCTTTGTGGTCTAATTTAACAGCAGAAGGAATGTACTATAGTTCCCAATTGGCAGCAGCAGAGTTGATTTTATCTGGCTGTACTACCGCTAGCGACCATCATTATTTATTTCCTAATGATTGCACCCTTGATGAGCAAATTCGCGCAGTAGGGGAGGTTGGTTTGCGTTTCCATGCCAGTCGGGGCAGTATGAGCGTCGGGAAAAGTAATGGCGGTTTACCTCCAGATTCTTTGGTCGAAAAAGAAGCAAATATTCTAAAAGATTCTCAAAGATTAATCGAGCAATATCATAATAATGATCCCTACTCGATGCTGAGGATAGTTCTGGCACCTTGTTCGCCTTTTTCCGTCTCTCAAGACTTAATGCGAGAATCGGCAGCGATGGCGCGAAGTTATGCGGGGGTAAGGCTGCATACCCATCTAGCAGAAACTCAGGGAGATGTAGACTATAGCCTATCTAAGTTTAATCTGATTCCTGGGGACTATGCAGAGTCGGTTGGTTGGCTGGGAAATGATGTTTGGCACGCTCATTGTGTTAAGTTGAGCGATCGCTCAATTGCTAAATTCGGTCAAACTGGTACTGGGGTGGCGCACTGTCCCTGTAGTAATATGCGCTTAGCCAGCGGTATTGCGCCAATCCGCAAAATGCTCAATGCCAATGTTCCTGTCGGCTTGGGAGTAGATGGCGCAGCTTCCAATGATGCCACCAATTTACTTCACGAAGCCCGCCAAGCTTTTCTTCTTGCCCGTGTTAGGGATGAAAACGCTTCGGCGATGACTGCCCGTGATGCTTTAGAAATTGCTACTAGAGGCGGTGCTAAAGTTTTAGGGCGAGATGATATTGGTCACCTCGCACCAGGTATGGCAGCAGATTTCATTGCGATTAATTTAGATAAACCAGGTTTTGTCGGTACACAACAAGATCCTGTGGCTGCATTAATTTATTGTCAAACCGATTATGTTGACTACAGTTTTATTAATGGGAAAAAAATAGTCGATCGAGCTAGATTAAGTACTATAGAAACAGAAAGTTTGCTCGAAAAAAGCCATCAAATTGCAGTTAATTTAGTTACTAAATAA
- a CDS encoding LuxR C-terminal-related transcriptional regulator, which yields MTDSLLSLFQAIAETENEPQLQQTVMSRIGLYFAAKRYRLFIWDRLPQVVNKSKLFQLAVSIDHNPVLRYVVQHHAPVHEEVLLSAEKWRTICPRFDHGHVMAGPIVDDGSLVGGLALTRARNSHPFNSQEIAHLGALCLHISTRLAKIQSQPKEFNSPSLNLITPRELQIAELVAQGLTNAEIGKSLWITENSVKQALKRIFRKLRVASRAEMTAKLFCSTSTSV from the coding sequence ATGACGGATTCACTTTTATCCTTATTTCAGGCGATCGCGGAAACTGAAAACGAACCACAACTTCAGCAAACCGTTATGAGTAGAATTGGCTTATATTTTGCCGCCAAACGCTATCGACTATTTATCTGGGATCGCCTTCCTCAAGTTGTTAACAAGTCCAAGTTATTTCAATTAGCTGTATCCATAGACCATAATCCCGTTTTGCGCTATGTAGTTCAACATCACGCACCAGTACATGAAGAAGTATTATTATCAGCAGAAAAGTGGAGAACTATTTGCCCTCGTTTCGATCACGGTCACGTAATGGCAGGTCCTATTGTCGATGATGGTAGTTTAGTGGGTGGTTTGGCTTTAACGCGCGCTCGCAATTCTCATCCTTTCAACAGTCAAGAAATTGCCCATCTCGGTGCTTTGTGTCTGCATATATCAACTCGATTAGCTAAGATACAATCACAGCCAAAAGAATTTAACTCACCTAGTCTCAATCTGATAACTCCCCGTGAACTACAAATTGCCGAATTAGTCGCCCAAGGATTAACTAATGCCGAAATTGGTAAAAGTCTTTGGATTACGGAAAATTCAGTCAAGCAAGCTTTAAAACGAATATTTCGCAAGTTAAGAGTTGCTTCTCGTGCTGAAATGACAGCAAAATTGTTTTGTTCGACTTCTACATCTGTTTGA
- a CDS encoding ACT domain-containing protein, with translation MITLSVHSSLEAVSFLAAITAKLAEHKIGVNPVSAYHHDHLFVPVSRAQEAMILLKEFSD, from the coding sequence ATGATTACTCTTTCTGTACACTCTAGCCTGGAAGCAGTTAGTTTTCTCGCTGCAATTACAGCTAAATTAGCTGAACACAAGATCGGCGTTAATCCTGTTTCCGCCTATCATCATGATCATTTATTTGTACCTGTTTCACGCGCACAAGAAGCAATGATTTTACTCAAAGAGTTTTCCGACTGA
- a CDS encoding sulfate ABC transporter substrate-binding protein gives MQIMIRSKQFIGWMLAGLIASGAIASCSTSQGDASDSSEAQAQQPEEAKLTLVSYAVTQSAYEKIIPKFTQQWKEQTGQDVVIEQSYGGSGSQTRAVIDGLEADVVALALALDTQQIEEAGLIEPNWEQELPNEAIVHKSVAALVKRDESVKVAKWSDLTNPDIEVITANPKTSGGARWNYLALWGSETQAGKSPQQAQAYTEKVFANVPILPKDARESSDVFYQQGQGDVLINYENEVLLAGQQGEALPYVIPTDYNISIDNPIAIVDANVDRHGTRKVAQAFAEFLFTPEAQREFAQAGFRPIEPAVSQEFAQQYPEIKNLFTIKDLGGWDKVQAQFFDDGAVFDKMMNKINQK, from the coding sequence ATGCAAATCATGATTAGAAGTAAGCAGTTTATTGGTTGGATGTTAGCAGGGCTGATCGCTAGTGGTGCGATCGCCAGTTGTTCTACTTCTCAAGGTGATGCTAGTGATAGTAGCGAAGCACAAGCCCAGCAACCAGAAGAAGCCAAGCTGACTTTAGTTTCTTATGCGGTTACTCAAAGTGCTTATGAAAAAATTATTCCCAAGTTTACTCAACAGTGGAAAGAGCAAACTGGACAAGATGTAGTCATAGAGCAGAGTTATGGCGGTTCTGGTTCTCAAACTCGTGCTGTGATTGATGGTTTAGAAGCAGATGTCGTAGCGCTGGCATTAGCTTTAGATACCCAACAAATTGAAGAAGCGGGATTAATCGAACCCAATTGGGAGCAAGAATTACCCAACGAAGCGATCGTGCATAAATCCGTAGCAGCTCTAGTCAAACGCGACGAGAGTGTTAAAGTAGCTAAATGGTCTGATTTAACTAATCCAGATATCGAAGTAATTACCGCCAATCCTAAAACTTCAGGTGGTGCGAGATGGAATTATTTAGCTCTTTGGGGTTCGGAAACTCAAGCAGGAAAAAGCCCGCAACAAGCACAAGCCTATACCGAAAAAGTATTTGCCAACGTTCCTATATTACCCAAAGATGCCCGCGAATCGAGTGATGTTTTTTATCAACAGGGACAGGGCGATGTCTTAATCAACTACGAAAACGAAGTTTTACTAGCCGGACAACAAGGGGAAGCTTTGCCTTATGTTATTCCTACCGACTACAACATTTCGATTGATAATCCAATAGCGATAGTCGATGCCAATGTTGATCGACATGGTACAAGAAAAGTCGCCCAAGCTTTTGCCGAATTTCTCTTTACTCCTGAAGCACAACGAGAATTTGCTCAAGCTGGTTTTCGTCCGATCGAGCCGGCTGTTAGTCAAGAATTTGCCCAACAATATCCTGAGATTAAAAACTTATTTACCATCAAAGATTTGGGCGGTTGGGATAAAGTTCAAGCGCAATTTTTTGACGATGGTGCAGTGTTCGACAAAATGATGAATAAAATTAACCAAAAATAA
- the cysT gene encoding sulfate ABC transporter permease subunit CysT, which produces MTSLQPNLRSTRDNKQTNSKKISLPWVMTIGYLSLILFLPLAALITKSLSLGMGEFWQTATDPVALSAYEVTFVTALAAGIINGVMGTLVAWILVRYQFPGKKIVDGAIDIPFALPTSVAGLVLATIYSNNGWIGQFFEPFGIKIAFTRLGVFVAMLFISLPFIVRTLQPVLLELEPEIEQAAWSLGASDSQTFWRVILPPLIPPILTGMALGFSRAVGEYGSVVLIASSIPFKDLIAPVLVFQKLEQYDYAGATVIGTVLLLVSLILLLLINLLQQWSRRYAR; this is translated from the coding sequence ATGACTAGCCTTCAACCAAATCTGCGATCGACTCGCGACAACAAGCAAACCAACTCCAAGAAAATTTCGCTTCCTTGGGTAATGACCATCGGCTATTTAAGCTTAATTCTATTTTTGCCGCTGGCAGCTTTAATTACCAAGTCTCTCAGTCTTGGCATGGGGGAATTCTGGCAAACTGCCACCGATCCCGTTGCCCTGTCTGCATATGAAGTTACCTTTGTCACCGCTTTAGCTGCGGGGATAATCAACGGCGTTATGGGAACTTTGGTTGCCTGGATTTTAGTCCGCTATCAATTTCCTGGCAAAAAAATTGTCGATGGCGCGATCGATATTCCTTTTGCTTTACCTACTTCTGTAGCTGGTTTGGTTTTAGCAACTATCTATAGTAACAACGGTTGGATTGGACAATTTTTTGAACCTTTTGGCATCAAAATTGCTTTTACCAGGCTGGGGGTATTTGTAGCCATGCTGTTTATTTCTTTGCCTTTTATTGTCCGAACCTTGCAGCCAGTCTTACTTGAACTTGAACCAGAAATCGAACAGGCGGCTTGGTCTTTGGGTGCATCGGACTCTCAAACATTTTGGCGGGTTATTTTACCGCCACTAATTCCGCCAATTTTGACGGGGATGGCTTTAGGTTTTTCCAGGGCAGTAGGAGAATACGGTTCGGTGGTATTAATCGCATCGAGCATTCCTTTTAAAGATTTAATTGCTCCTGTTTTAGTATTTCAAAAATTAGAACAATATGACTATGCTGGCGCGACGGTAATTGGTACGGTACTGCTTTTGGTTTCTTTGATACTTTTGTTGCTCATCAATCTTTTACAACAGTGGAGTCGCCGTTATGCTCGCTAA
- the cysW gene encoding sulfate ABC transporter permease subunit CysW, protein MLAKPKISSILLPIALIYLALLLLIPAIAIFYEAFHQGINVFLTSINQRAFWQAAILTLIVTAIAVPFNTIFGLGAAWVIGRNQFRGRTLLLSIIDLPFSISPVVAGLTIVLLYGKNGWLGGLLASFNIKILFALPGIVLATAFVTLPFVAREIIPILEEIGEEQEVAARTLGANDWQVFSRVTLPNIRWGLLYGVLLTNARAMGEFGAVAVVSGSILGQTATLPIFVEQAYKNYQAEAAFGAAAILASLGVLTLIFKEILEKRTHH, encoded by the coding sequence ATGCTCGCTAAACCAAAAATATCATCAATCTTATTGCCGATCGCCTTAATTTATTTAGCATTATTATTATTAATCCCAGCGATCGCCATTTTTTATGAAGCTTTTCATCAGGGCATTAATGTTTTCTTAACTTCAATTAATCAACGAGCTTTCTGGCAAGCTGCAATCTTAACTCTAATCGTTACGGCGATCGCCGTTCCCTTCAATACTATTTTTGGTCTTGGCGCTGCTTGGGTAATCGGTCGCAATCAGTTTCGCGGTCGCACTTTGTTACTCAGTATTATCGACCTCCCATTTTCAATTTCTCCTGTAGTGGCTGGTTTAACTATCGTCTTGCTGTATGGTAAAAATGGCTGGCTTGGTGGTTTACTGGCAAGTTTCAACATTAAAATTTTATTTGCTCTGCCAGGAATTGTCCTAGCGACTGCTTTTGTTACCCTGCCTTTTGTCGCCCGCGAAATTATTCCCATTTTAGAAGAAATTGGCGAAGAACAAGAAGTCGCTGCCCGCACTTTAGGCGCGAATGATTGGCAAGTTTTTTCCCGCGTTACCCTGCCTAATATTCGCTGGGGTTTACTTTATGGCGTTTTGCTAACCAACGCTAGAGCAATGGGCGAATTTGGCGCAGTAGCAGTAGTATCTGGCAGTATTTTAGGTCAAACAGCTACTTTACCGATTTTTGTCGAACAGGCTTATAAGAACTATCAAGCTGAAGCTGCTTTTGGTGCAGCAGCGATTTTAGCTTCATTGGGCGTATTGACGCTAATTTTTAAAGAAATTCTCGAAAAAAGAACCCATCATTAA
- a CDS encoding sulfate/molybdate ABC transporter ATP-binding protein — protein sequence MSITISQVSKKFGDFQALNNIDLNVEPGTLVALLGPSGSGKSTLLRTIAGLETPDRGKVHINARDTTNLDIRKRNIGFVFQHYALFKHLTVRQNISFGLDIRKKSRKVIKQRVDELLELIQLQGFGDRYPSQLSGGQRQRVALARALAVQPEVLLLDEPFGALDAKVRQELRNWLRRLHDEVHLTSIFVTHDREEAMAVADKIVVMNQGRIEQIGTPAEVYEQPINPFVMSFVGEVNTLSHTSPILNSVYQSNSSLRFFIRPHDFEVWETAQKNSVPAIVQRIVHLGWEIQLELILPDSSLVTAHLNREKFARLNLEVEQKVYLEPREVKSFEQYEQNFSTPQPVTVN from the coding sequence ATGAGTATCACAATTAGTCAAGTATCCAAAAAATTCGGTGACTTTCAAGCTTTAAACAACATTGATTTAAACGTCGAACCTGGAACTTTAGTCGCTTTACTCGGTCCTTCTGGTTCAGGCAAATCAACTTTACTTCGCACGATCGCTGGTTTAGAAACTCCCGATCGAGGTAAAGTTCATATTAATGCGCGCGATACTACCAATCTTGATATTAGAAAGCGCAATATTGGTTTTGTTTTCCAACACTATGCTTTATTTAAACATTTGACCGTTAGACAAAATATTTCTTTTGGTTTGGATATACGTAAAAAATCACGTAAAGTTATCAAACAAAGAGTCGATGAACTATTAGAATTAATTCAGCTTCAAGGTTTTGGCGATCGCTATCCCAGCCAGCTTTCTGGCGGACAAAGACAGCGAGTTGCCCTAGCCCGTGCGTTAGCAGTACAGCCAGAAGTTTTGCTTTTAGACGAACCCTTTGGGGCATTAGATGCTAAAGTCAGACAAGAATTACGCAACTGGTTGCGCCGTCTTCATGATGAGGTACATCTTACCAGCATTTTTGTCACCCACGATCGCGAAGAAGCAATGGCTGTAGCTGATAAAATTGTGGTAATGAATCAAGGTAGAATCGAGCAAATTGGCACGCCAGCAGAAGTCTACGAGCAGCCAATTAATCCTTTTGTCATGAGCTTTGTCGGCGAAGTTAATACACTTTCTCATACTAGCCCGATTTTAAATAGCGTTTATCAATCTAATTCGTCCTTACGCTTTTTCATTCGTCCTCACGATTTTGAAGTCTGGGAAACTGCACAAAAAAATAGTGTTCCCGCAATAGTCCAGCGAATTGTTCATTTAGGCTGGGAAATTCAATTAGAATTAATCCTACCCGATAGCTCTCTAGTTACGGCTCATTTAAATCGAGAAAAATTTGCTCGACTCAATTTAGAAGTAGAACAAAAAGTCTATCTTGAACCTCGTGAGGTAAAATCTTTTGAGCAATATGAACAAAATTTTTCCACCCCCCAACCAGTAACTGTCAATTAG
- a CDS encoding DUF202 domain-containing protein: MKSKAEPNQVNLAQSKRRNASRVRDHLANERTYLAWMRTAISLMGFGVVIVRLRFFRPPITTTPGNGWKLGLIFSLVGLMTVLLSTYHYFAVRHDIDEDIYEPADRWVLIFSLTIALLGAGIIYYVFTLPLNPSNTLIFE, from the coding sequence GTGAAGAGCAAAGCAGAACCAAATCAAGTAAATTTAGCTCAATCAAAACGGAGAAATGCTTCTCGTGTTAGAGATCATCTAGCAAACGAGCGTACTTATCTAGCCTGGATGCGCACGGCAATCTCTTTAATGGGTTTTGGTGTTGTCATAGTACGTCTGCGCTTTTTTAGACCGCCTATAACCACTACCCCTGGTAATGGCTGGAAGTTAGGATTAATCTTTTCTTTGGTAGGATTGATGACAGTACTGCTTTCAACTTATCATTACTTTGCTGTACGCCACGACATAGATGAAGATATATACGAACCAGCCGATCGCTGGGTGTTAATTTTTAGCTTGACCATAGCACTTCTGGGCGCAGGCATTATTTATTATGTCTTTACCTTGCCTCTCAATCCAAGTAATACACTTATTTTTGAATAG
- a CDS encoding AbrB family transcriptional regulator, whose product MMVQARLTRRQVTISKQMRDYLHLDTGSKIDFVIDTRDVKVIPLNVAAKNLSGILHREGMPPASLEDMEQAIIEGASDRT is encoded by the coding sequence ATGATGGTTCAAGCTCGTTTGACGAGGAGACAAGTAACCATTTCTAAGCAAATGAGGGATTATTTGCATTTAGATACTGGTAGCAAAATAGATTTTGTTATTGATACAAGAGATGTCAAAGTCATACCCTTAAATGTTGCTGCTAAAAATTTGTCGGGAATTCTACACCGAGAGGGAATGCCACCTGCCTCTCTAGAAGATATGGAACAAGCAATTATTGAGGGGGCTAGTGATAGGACTTGA
- a CDS encoding glycoside hydrolase family 15 protein: protein MPCIHNREVARLIKTDYKLPDLQNLISLLRHQETLEFPSLDNGLFPAAIVSNSNEYTGYAAVWVRDNIYVAYAHYLSGEIELAVKCVRCLMQYFKQHQHRFKKIIDGEVDRDNVMQRPHIRFNGADLTEIDQNWQHAQNDALGYFLWFYCQLITDKILQPSPEELEILSLFPLYFEAIAYWQDEDSGHWEEDRKIAASSIGVVVASLQRFSQLVREYPAIRDRCRYQDRTIAIELLNDLSEKGIDALKTILPSESIQPEKSRRYDAALLFLIYPLNVLDDATSDRLIEDVIKNLQGEYGISRYLNDSFWCRNYTDLPENIRTSISTEREQWLQEQGRELKQGEEAQWCLFDPIISAIYGIKWQKTQQTEDLEQQTFYLNRSLGQLTATDIKLGGFKCPELYYLTQDKYVPNDATPLLWTQANLSIALKIMEQSLSIKERSP, encoded by the coding sequence ATGCCTTGTATACATAACCGTGAAGTTGCTCGGTTAATTAAGACGGACTACAAATTACCAGATCTACAAAATTTAATTTCGCTCTTGCGGCATCAAGAAACGTTAGAATTTCCTAGTTTAGATAACGGTTTATTTCCTGCTGCGATCGTTTCAAACTCTAACGAATATACTGGATATGCTGCGGTATGGGTACGAGATAATATTTATGTTGCTTATGCTCATTACCTTTCAGGAGAAATTGAGCTGGCGGTCAAATGTGTTCGCTGTTTGATGCAGTATTTTAAGCAGCACCAACACCGCTTTAAAAAGATTATTGATGGCGAGGTAGATCGAGATAATGTCATGCAGCGTCCTCATATTCGATTTAACGGCGCAGATTTGACGGAAATAGACCAAAATTGGCAACACGCTCAAAATGATGCTTTGGGTTATTTTCTCTGGTTTTACTGTCAGTTAATTACCGATAAAATTTTACAACCAAGTCCAGAAGAACTAGAAATTTTGAGCCTGTTTCCTTTATACTTTGAGGCGATCGCCTATTGGCAAGACGAAGATAGTGGTCATTGGGAAGAAGATCGCAAGATTGCTGCTTCTAGTATTGGGGTTGTAGTGGCAAGTCTGCAACGTTTTAGCCAGTTAGTTAGAGAATATCCAGCGATACGCGATCGCTGTCGGTATCAAGATCGAACAATCGCTATCGAACTATTAAATGATTTAAGCGAAAAGGGAATAGATGCACTAAAAACAATTTTGCCTTCTGAGTCGATCCAGCCTGAAAAATCAAGACGTTATGATGCTGCGTTACTGTTTTTAATTTATCCTTTGAATGTTTTAGACGATGCCACAAGCGATCGCCTTATTGAAGATGTCATTAAAAATTTACAGGGCGAGTATGGTATTTCTCGCTATCTCAATGATTCTTTTTGGTGTCGCAATTACACAGATCTTCCCGAAAATATCCGTACCAGTATCTCTACAGAACGAGAACAATGGCTACAAGAACAAGGAAGAGAGCTGAAACAGGGAGAAGAAGCTCAATGGTGTTTGTTTGACCCGATTATTTCGGCTATATATGGCATTAAATGGCAAAAAACGCAGCAAACAGAAGATTTGGAGCAACAAACTTTTTACTTAAATCGTTCCTTAGGGCAATTAACCGCAACAGACATTAAACTAGGCGGGTTTAAATGTCCTGAACTGTATTATTTAACACAAGATAAGTATGTTCCTAACGATGCCACACCGCTTTTATGGACGCAAGCCAATTTGTCGATCGCGTTAAAAATTATGGAACAAAGTTTAAGTATAAAAGAGCGATCGCCTTAA